In Deltaproteobacteria bacterium GWC2_55_46, a single window of DNA contains:
- a CDS encoding aromatic acid decarboxylase has product MAYLIALTGASGAIYGLRLAGELLSRGDDVEVIISPSGFLILKEELGLECAPKDAASKIRAYLEGQGRALKGRLGITAHDDMSASVASGSSLLKAMIICPCSMGTLARVASGVSGNLIERAADCMLKEKRPLLLVPRETPLSSIHLQNMLRLSRAGAVILPAMPAFYHKPSTIDDMVDFMAGKILDMLGVENSLYKRWKKEAE; this is encoded by the coding sequence GTGGCTTATCTGATCGCCCTAACGGGGGCAAGCGGCGCAATATACGGTTTGAGGCTCGCTGGCGAGCTTCTTTCAAGGGGGGATGATGTGGAAGTCATCATCTCCCCTTCTGGTTTTCTTATACTTAAAGAGGAGCTTGGCCTTGAATGCGCGCCAAAGGACGCCGCAAGCAAGATAAGGGCTTACCTTGAAGGGCAGGGCAGGGCCCTTAAAGGGCGCTTGGGCATTACCGCCCACGACGATATGTCCGCCTCAGTCGCCAGCGGATCATCACTTCTTAAGGCAATGATAATCTGCCCCTGCTCTATGGGAACCCTGGCGAGGGTGGCCTCCGGGGTCTCCGGCAACCTGATAGAGCGCGCCGCAGATTGCATGCTTAAGGAGAAAAGGCCCCTGTTGCTCGTGCCGAGGGAGACCCCGTTAAGCTCCATCCACCTTCAGAACATGCTCCGCCTCTCAAGGGCCGGGGCGGTAATCCTTCCCGCCATGCCCGCCTTCTATCACAAGCCCTCTACGATCGACGATATGGTCGATTTCATGGCTGGAAAGATATTGGATATGCTCGGCGTGGAAAACTCCCTTTACAAAAGGTGGAAAAAAGAAGCGGAGTGA
- a CDS encoding serine--tRNA ligase, with product MLDIKFLRENLEEVEKRLKTRGASIDLTPFRALDAERRRLLSEAEALKARRNAVSEEIAKLKREKKEAAHLIAEMQEEGAKIKALDTEAAKVEEELNTFLLGVPNMPHASVPVGRDSNDNPVIRSWGEPAQFKFSPKEHTEIGEGLGILDFERAGKISGARFSLLVGAGALMERALINFMLDMHTREHGYTELLPPFLVKDTALMGTGQLPKFKEDLFKIEGWDHYLIPTAEVPITNMHSDEILDEEKLPRKYTAYTPCFRSEAGSYGKDVKGLIRQHQFDKVELVKFAHPDNSYDELEKLTNNAEEVLKWLGLPYRVVTLCTGDMGFGSAKTYDIEVWLPGQGKYREISSCSNFEDFQARRANIRFRPKGGKPRFVHTLNGSALAVGRTLVAILENCQQEDGSVAVPEALRPYMRGLEKIRKMG from the coding sequence ATGCTGGACATAAAATTTCTGAGGGAAAACCTCGAAGAGGTCGAAAAGAGGCTCAAGACAAGGGGCGCTTCCATTGACCTAACTCCTTTCAGGGCGCTCGACGCCGAACGGAGGAGGCTCCTTTCCGAGGCTGAGGCTCTTAAGGCCCGTAGGAACGCCGTCTCTGAGGAGATAGCGAAGCTTAAAAGGGAGAAGAAGGAGGCCGCCCACCTTATCGCCGAGATGCAGGAGGAGGGCGCCAAGATAAAGGCCCTTGATACCGAAGCGGCAAAGGTGGAAGAAGAGCTTAATACGTTTCTTCTCGGCGTGCCGAACATGCCCCACGCTTCGGTGCCAGTTGGCAGGGACTCAAATGACAATCCGGTCATAAGGAGCTGGGGCGAGCCGGCCCAGTTCAAGTTCTCGCCCAAAGAGCATACCGAGATAGGCGAAGGGCTCGGCATACTCGATTTCGAGCGCGCTGGAAAGATATCCGGGGCGAGGTTCTCCCTACTGGTCGGCGCGGGGGCGCTCATGGAGAGGGCGCTGATAAACTTCATGCTCGACATGCATACAAGGGAGCACGGCTACACCGAGCTACTCCCGCCCTTCCTGGTCAAGGATACCGCGCTTATGGGCACGGGGCAGCTCCCCAAGTTCAAGGAGGACCTCTTCAAGATCGAGGGGTGGGACCATTACCTCATACCAACGGCAGAGGTCCCTATCACCAACATGCACAGCGACGAGATATTGGACGAAGAGAAGCTCCCGCGCAAGTACACTGCCTATACCCCGTGCTTCAGGAGCGAGGCGGGATCTTACGGGAAGGACGTGAAGGGGCTAATACGCCAGCACCAGTTCGACAAGGTAGAGCTGGTGAAGTTCGCCCACCCGGACAACTCTTATGATGAGCTTGAGAAGCTTACCAACAACGCCGAAGAGGTGCTTAAATGGCTCGGCCTTCCCTACAGGGTCGTTACTCTTTGCACAGGGGACATGGGCTTCGGTTCGGCCAAGACATATGATATAGAGGTATGGCTCCCTGGGCAGGGCAAGTACAGGGAGATATCGAGTTGTTCGAACTTCGAGGACTTCCAGGCAAGGCGGGCGAACATACGGTTCAGGCCCAAGGGCGGCAAGCCCAGGTTCGTGCACACCCTTAACGGAAGCGCCCTTGCCGTCGGCAGGACGCTTGTGGCGATACTTGAGAACTGCCAGCAGGAGGACGGGAGCGTCGCCGTGCCCGAGGCCCTGAGGCCGTACATGCGGGGCCTTGAAAAAATCCGCAAGATGGGTTAA